DNA sequence from the Nicotiana tomentosiformis chromosome 3, ASM39032v3, whole genome shotgun sequence genome:
ttcagcATTCTCTTCATCCTCATCaccaccctcatcagggaagggtgtgtaaTCTCCGGACTCATCggtattgttgtcataatcacggTTCTCTTTCTGACTCTGTGCATCCGctagatcccgattaaatatgtcatcTTCGGATAATTGAGTCAGGACAGGAGGTTcaacttgctcgttttcactgcacaaacaacaaaataatgagctacTCAAATTGTCaaatactttacatatagctatatcacttcacttacaagtcgtaatgtgttgacatctcatgatggacattatcatgttggtgatgactcccgtatataccaccatgatccaacacaccagaactacgcatattccaactgggcgtgagttcataacttgtaaaattcatatctggcagGTAttccctgtggaatatatgagtgttaatacaaattcaatataacaaaaataaacatcgtaacacaaagaaaaattgaagtttaccactcgtcttgtggattatgtaaagtatgagagaaattattttctcgtttctcattcgcccgtggagataagtttaaatcaggccaaactctttcagccaGAACTTGTTCGGCAAACACTGCTCCAGAATAACTacccgatgactgagggttaTCCCTGCTTTGCGCCacctcattattgcgaatgtCTTCAACCTtcacgtacatttccaacatttttattaaaagaaattcccagtattcatccggagtcctcaaaaaatactcaaagtttcatcatcctcgatgttaaactcagcgtaacaagcaaccccttgcggagtgataGAATAAGAATATCTTTCGATTACTTTAAGGTTCAACGAACGTTTACTCATACTCATTTGTTACACAACAACGATACCGGtctcgtactccattgtaagtggcaacttaacatgacactgtggagataaactatagctcactgagttattcgccaccacaacctcaccttCCCCcctcccaatataatgaaacccttacttttcgctcttcagacattatgacaaaatgcttgagaatttaGCAAGAAGAAAAATTTAACAGGAGTTGAGAATATTTCTGAATGGAATTTTGTAAAATCCTTAACGCCTTTAAACAAGGCAATGCCTAACCCAGGAGGTCCAattttttgaggtatagcgcccttttaaagggtGTTATACCCATTTAAATTactgttatgtcagttaagcgcAGAAGagttattggtgggcccacaaaataTATATAGCGCCGTTTATAAAGGCGCTATACCTGCCAGTCTAATGAAATTCATGTATAGCaccctttaaaagggcgctatatatAGTTTGGTCATATTATTTTTTTCACTTATTTCGGTTATTTGAGTTTAAAAAGACCACATTTAGGTTCCGGACTCCATATATGATATAGGTACACCATTTTCACCTAAATCACCTTAGTTATACACGCACGCGCACACAAAAATAAATCTTCAGACAatatacacacatacatacatcTATACACACATATAAGAGTGTGTGTGCGCACACACTGACACACATATATACATGAGTTCTGGCAAATGAAACTGGACTAGGTAAGCAATTGGTGAATGCTGAAAAATACCTTTtgtgattcttttttttttctttggatGTTTGGGGCAACATTGCATAATATATCATCCCAGTTTACATCCGATGCATCTCACAAAGTGAAGGATAATTATTAGATGTTCTTACAAGTTTGAGGTGGGATAACGAGTCCAACAAAGACTAATTAAATCTTGGGAAAATGGcattgtatagccgctctcaaaataataaccaaaaatgtatatttttttgtatatattttgtatagatatacattttgtatgttatatacaaaaattatacaaattttatatactttttcgactACCGAATATAAATAGTTTTTGACGCGggctaaaagtaaaaaaaaaatccttAAATCTTAGCCCAATAACAAGCCCAACAAAGACTAATTAAATAAAACTTATGTACATGTTCGACCATATCCAGTAGCAAATGCTAGTGCTGTGGTGCCGGCTACCCGATAATAGATTTTGTGAGCATGAGCTTTAGCCATAGAGAAACAAATCTACAGATGTGTAACTAATCCTAAGTAACTTCTTCAGCTCTTGCTCTATAACTGCTCCTATCAGTAACTTGTTCAGCTTCtgggacaacaacaacaacaacccagtaaaatctcactaatagGGTCTGGGGACTAATAGGGTCTGGGGAagatagtatgtacgcagaccttacccttaccccgatggagtagagaggttgtttccgaaaaaccctcggctcaaaaaaaacaaaaagacaaggacaaaaaggagacaatattagtattacaacagcaatcataggaaaaataggaacaccatgaaatccagaagaaaaatgcaaagcaaagggagacaatattagtatcaccacaacaatcataagaaaaataggaacactatgaaatctagaagaaagatgcaaagcaaaagcgatagttagtaaataggacctgcactgaaaagcgaaataataagacacaacattgccactagctatcttagacaaaaaacccacatggctagtcccacaatggtacgaagtaaggcatgACGCAACTACCTCCTAATGCTTCACAACATTCAGAAACATTCAGCTTCTGGGAATGCTTCACAATTTTCATTGATACATTCAGAAACAGAATCCCACAGCTCCTCTCACCTATTATATGGAAGAATCGACCCGATATAGAATTCGCATTCCCTTACTTTATTGAGATCTGTGATCAAGCAAAGGACTTGAATCCTTGCTGACATATCAACGGACTACCACAAATGCAGTTGCTTTGTTAACTCGGATTTCATACCGCAACCAAAAgagaaataaattatttttttttaaatctgcATGAATATGGTAAATCCTCCAGCTGTCCATTCTGGCAAACTATCATAACAAACTCAAGGTCTCATAGCTTTTAAAGTTAAAGGAACTATTGGGTTCAAATGTGATTTAAAACTTACAAATTTGAATGAATAACGGGTAACGACTACAACCTTTTTCCCAAACTCAACTTACAGCATCTTTATACTTTAATTGGCTTCCTACGTCAATGAGCTCTCTAAGGCACCATTGGAAAGTTTTGACGACGTTGTGAGTGCACTTGCTTTAATGAGCTCTCGGTTGCCAGTTTGGAAGTCTTGGATCTCTGCTTCTGTGATGATGTTATCTTCCTTGTGCACAAGATCTTTTTGCCCACTGCTCGTTTCGCAAACAACATCAGTAGCATCATTCATCTTATCTGGATTTGGAATATCCAGGGATTCAATGTCACTCTTTTGGGCATATCTTGCAGACCTAAAGGTAGAAAAGCTCAAAGTCAGTTCGGAAGCATTACTAAAGGGAAAAGTGTAAAACAACAAAAGACCAACCTTCTGGATGAAGAGACTCCAGGTTCCCTTTTTGTTGAGGAGGTTCTTTTTGCTTTCTTATTCGTCAATCTGCTCAAGTTCATCAACCAATAACCATACTCAAAAATATTAGTGGCATATCAAGGTGATATTAAAATACAATCTCTATCATAAATGTAGTAGGCAGAAATAAATACGATAGACAACAGACTATGTAGAGAACCAGGATATGTCCGGGGTTACAAGGAAAATTAGAAATCAATACTTACAGAACAGATGAAACATCATTGCTTTGAAGATCTGTCTCATGCTTCTGCACATATTGCATCCAAAAGGATCATATCACAAACATATGTAATGCCATTGATAATTTAAAAATATGTTAAGAGAGGACACAATATCAAATGGGAAAGGACCTCGTCAGCTTGATGGTCTTCAAGCGTCAATGAGCTCTCTAAGGCAACTTTGAAAGTCTCGGATCTCTGCTTCTGTGTGATGGTGCTATCTTCCATGTCCGCAAGATCTTTTTTCCCACTGCTCGTTACGCAACCAACATCAGTAGCATCATTCATCGTATCTGGAATAGGATTATCCAGGATTTCAATGTCACTCTTTTGGACATTTCTTTTAAACCTGAAGATAGAAAACCTACTTATCAAAACCCTCAGAACATTCAGTTCTGAAAGCAATACTGCAGGGAAAAGTGTATAACAACAAAAGAACAACCTTTTGGATGAAGAGATTCCAGGTTCCCTTTTTGTTGAGGAAGTTCTTTTTGCTTTCTGCTTCGTCGATCTGCTCAAGTTCATCAACCCAACCATATCATGTCACAACAATAGTAGTGGCATATTAAGGTGATAATAAATACAATCTCCATAAATGTAGTAGACAGAAGTAAACATCACAGATGACAGTCAAGAATATGTAGAGAACTAGGATATGTCCGAGGTTACAAGGAAATTAAGAAATCAATACTTACGGAACAGATGAAACATTGTTGCTTGGAATATCTGTTTCATGCTTCTGCACATATTGCATCCAAAAGAATCGTATCACAAACATATATAATGccattgataatataaaaatatgttaAGAGATAACACAGTATCAGATGGGAAAGGACCTTGTCAGATGGATGGTCTTCAAGCGTCAATGAGCTCTCTAAGGCAACTTTGAAAGTCTCGGATCTCTGCTTCTGCGTGATAGTGTTATCTTCTATGTACGCAAGATCTTTTTGCCCACTGCTCGTTACGCAACCAACATCAGTAACATCATTCATCTTATCTGGAATTGGATTATCCAGGGTTTCGATGTCACTCTTTTGGACATTTCTTCTAAACCTGAAGATGGAAAACCTACTTATCAAAAACCTCAGAACATTAGAAAGCAATACTGCAGCGAAAAGTGTATAACAACAAAAGACAACCTTTTGGCTGAAGACATTCCAGGCTCCCTTTTTGTTAAGGAAGTTCTTTTTGCTTTCTGCTTCGTCGATCTGCTCAAGTTCATCAACCTAACAATATCATGTCACAATAATAGTAGTAGCATATTAAGGTGATAATAAATAGAATCTCTATCATAAATGTAGTAGACAGAAGTAAACACGACAGATGACAGTCAAGACTATGTAGAGAACTAAAATATGTCCGAGGTTACAAGGAAATTCAGAAATCAATACTTACGGAACAGATGAAACATCGTTGCTTTGAATATCTGTTTCATGCTTCTGCACATATTGCATCCAAAAAATTCATACCATAAACATATGTAATGCCATTTATAATTTAACAATATGTTACGAGACAGAGTATCAGATGGGAAAGGACCTTGTCAGATGGATGGTCTTCAAGCATCAATGCGCTCTCTAAGGCAAGTATCAGAGTCTCGGATCTCTGCTTCTGTGTGATCGTGTTATCTTCCATGTCCACAAGATCTTTTTTCCCACTGCTTGTTTCGCAACCAACATTAGTAGCATCATTCATCTTATCTGAAATTGGAGTAACCGGGGATTCAGTGTCTCTCTTTTGGGCATTTCTTTTTGACCTGAAGATAGAGAACCTACTTGTCAAACCCTCGGAACAGTCAGTTCGGATAGCAATACTACAGGAAAAAGTGTACAACAACAAAATAACAACCTTTTGGATGAAGAGACTAAGGCTTCCCTTTTTGTTGAGGAGGTTCTTTTTACTTTCTTCTTCATGGATCTGCTCAAGTTCATCAACGGATAACCATATCATATCCCAATAATAATACTGCCGTATCAAGGTGATGTGAAATACAATCTCTAACATAAAAGTAGTAGGTAGGAGTAAACACAACAGTCAAGACTGTGTATAGGATACATCCAAGGAACAAAGAAAATTTAGAAATCAATACTTACGGAACAGATGAAACAGCATTGCATTGAAGATTTGTCTCATGCTTCTGTAAATAGTGCTTCCAAAAAGAATCATATCACAAAGAGATGTAATGCCAATAATAACTTGAAAATATGTTAAGATAACACAGTATAAAATAGGGGAAGCACCTTGTCAGATGGATTGTCTTCAAGCATCTCCCACTGTTCCTTGCTCAGATTCAAGGTTTCCACTTCACCATCATAATATAAGATCTCAAGAGGAAAACAAGCAAATAGCATCAGTCAACTAAAAACTTCTAGATGGTTCAAGTTAGCTAAAAGCACTACACTCCCTGGATATATTTCCCTTTCGTGAAGGTAAAAGGTATGTATATTGCAGTGATTATATTTGGTTCGGTAAATAGTTCTGCCTCTACGTCACTCAGCAGGAAGGTGGAGTTAATTGGACTAGCAGATATTTTTCGGTAAATAGCGTTGCCTCAACATTACTGAGAAGGAAGAGGGAGTCAATTGGACTTGAAGATATTTTGGCAATGGTAGGAGAACAATAACAAATATAATATTTGGAGTTTGTCTCGAgttaaattgagaaaaaaataaatGATATCATGGATTCAAACAGACTACCGATTTATAACTTTTTAGACTTGGGGAGGGTGTATAGATTCTTGTCATCATTATTAAGTGCATATATCAGGATATCGCAAAATGATAAGTATAGAGTAATAAACTGGAAAGAGATGAATTCAAAAACAGCAGACAGCTTAATAATAAGATGACTACCTTGTGTCTCTTTTTCACAGGATCAAACTCAGAAATTGCACCCTCATAGAACCTGCAAAGGGAATCTTAAGATCAGAAACTTTAGCTAGACTCTTTTTTCCATATTCAAGGCATGATAAAAGTCAATTTGGTAGAAGGAATTGAAGATGTGCTCTGATACTCTACACGTCAAAATGCCAAGTGAACGATTAACTAAACTGTTTGCTTTCTATCATTGACTTGGTCATCATGTGCAATATGTCATTACTAAATGTTCCGAGTGAATTTACAGATTAAATTGATAATCTTTTTTTTCGTTGATAAGTTAGAAAAAAGACACTGGAAATTGGTATTTTTCAACCTAAGAAATTATCCAATGGTTCAAAAGAAACTTCTTCATATTCATGGAAATGGTGTTCCTTGCTGCCCGTTGGAGTGACCTTCTGAGGCATCTATGATCTACCTCCTTCAGTACTCCCATGGCTGCATTCTCTTCTGTTTTTTGTTTCTGAATAACCAACATCCCCTTTTAAGTGTGTTGGTCCTAGCAATTCGTCAATTGtctgttttttttttcaactCAGTAATCAAAACCTATCGCTCTGCAGATAAATGTTGGAACAGTTTTTCTTTTAGGTGGTCAAAGGGAGTATTTCTCTTTGCCCATCTATATTCCAGAAACAGGTCCACCTTTGTCTATCTGGTAATTATATTCACATAATTGATATCAATCCAAGCTATATCAATCAAAAGATGAGACATGCTCAAAAATTAGTAACCCATACACCGGATACAACCAGCAACGATTGCTAGTAAGCCACAGCATTTCATGCTACCAAACACATCAAGAAATGATCTACATGTAAGGCTATACATATTTCTTTTGAAAGAATATTGCCTAGACAATTTTCCATTGACTCCAACTTTTTTCAAGCAACAGAAACCATAAAGACGATAAAATTGAAGAATGCTGTAGCAGTTAGACAAGATCTGGCAATGGGTTGATTTATAGATAGAACTTTGTTAGTTGATAGTTCTGAAGGTAAGTTGGCATTGCTGAAACTGTGAGTGGATGAGCATTTGGAAAGTATAATTACAAAATCTATTATAGAAATAAGATGAAAGTTTTGAAAGAAATTACGAGTCAGTTCACAGATCGGGGCAGAAGAACTTACATGGGTTTAATACTATAATCAGCCACATGAGATGGAGGATGGTGATGATTGAGATGGCTGATAATTTAAATTGAAgaatgagaaagaaaaaaattttaaaaaaagaagaagaagctgATTTATGGTGGATACAAACATATGAATGCTTGAGAGTAATTAAATATTGACATCTTGCAGTCTCCCCTACTTTTTCCTTAGCCTAGCCAAAAAGACATCAAAGAAAAAAGACAGAaaaagaacaagaagaagaagaagacgacaacAGCTTATTAGCTTAACAAGCTACTCTCGAAATTCAGGAGCCATCAGCTGCTGATCATTGCAATCTATCTCCACAGAGATTGTCTGCAAGTATAAGGTCTGCTTATAGCATCAAGGAGTAAAGAACTAGAGAAAACCAttacaaaagatgaaccatatgTGTATTTTTTAACACAAGTTACGAACACGCCTGTGATAGTACTAGAACAACACATGTTAAAATAAGGGAATTAAGCAAATTTTTGCCTGACGGCCTAGTAGGCAAGTCAACTTTATAGATAATAAACTTAACAGAAGGCAATCAAGTTGATTAAAAGTGCTGGGATGAGAGTGGATCTGTAATTAGTACCACAAATTCACAATAGTATGACAGTCCTGACACTATATTTTGCAGAACTTACACTTTGTCCAATGGCCACCAAACTCTTATTCTGATACCAACCATTTCTTCTCCATAATTTTTGGTGATTTGACGCCTTTTAGAATCCTGAATGAAACAATTAGGAACCATAAGCTCTTCAGACATGAAAACATTCTAGAACAACAGACAAAATGAAAGCAGTAGGGCCCTAAACCAAAACTACTTTCAGTCCtttaaaatatattgaaaagaggTAAGAATAGTATTTGCTCCGACTTCAAGGAGGGTATAGCAGCTTATAACTTATTTTTACTATGATTGGATTCTTTTGACAAAGCAAAGAAGTCACAGATTTTGGCAACAAGCCGCTACATTTCAACAATACTACGTGAATACAAACAAAATCTGCAAATATTGCAGATATGGACGTTACATAAACAAGGGATACAGTTTAGCTCAAAACATGGTATATTAGTACCTCATCCTTCCCCATGGCAAGCTTCTTCTGGCGCTTAGTTTTGGCAAGTTTGCTTGAGAGATTTTCATCCCCAAACGATAGTTTAATTGCCTGTAAAACCCACAAGAGTGaaggaaaaagggaaaaaaaaggaaAGTGGTTGTCACATTTGTGCTTGAAAAAAACTATAAGCACAGATCAAGAGATAGCAACTTCCAAGAAGTTTTCCTTTCAACCTCATCTCCTGTTTCTTCTATATCATGAATTTCAATGGTAGCTCTGTCATTCTTCTGTTTCTTTTCATCAACTTGTTGCACTGATGGCTCCTCAGCATCAGTAAGGTTTCCTTCTCCTTTTACAATGTTAAGAGCAGAAGTGGTGTCCACATCACCTTTTGGAACGGACTCACTCTTCTTTGAGTTCTGACGTGGTTTTCTTTTGCTACATGCTGTGCCCTTATGTTCATCCCCAAATTTGAGAACTGAATGCAGAGAGCCATTTCTCTTATCTTGAGATTGCAACACATCTCCTTCTGGAACCAACACACCCAGATGAGCCTCCTTATTTGCCATGCTCTCTTTCTTCTTAGCCCTAACCCGGCAACCATGACTACCATTGCTAATGCCAGTATTCTTTTGCTGCTCCATCTGACTGTGATGCTGTAATGTTTTCGAAGAGGTACCATTAATATTTAAAAGAGTCTCATATAACAGCAGCAGATGGACCAACTTTTACAGGATACACAGCATCAGTCACATTATCATTTTCCGTATGATCATAAAACTAATATAAGCAAAAAGGAAAGTAATCCAATAGCTTTTTTTTTCTTATAAGGAGCGTTTTCTTAATCAGTAGTAATTCAATAGCATATTTTGATAATTAAAAGTAGTAAATACATATTTATCAAGCACTATAGAAGCATTGGGTTTAGTCTCATTGACATTTTCATACTGTTTTGGACATATTGCATCGCATGAGGTCATTTTCTTGAAAGTGCTGGCGTTACAGTTAAACCAGCATATTTATAATGTTACTTGAGCATGCTTATTGCAAGGTTGGCTCTTACTGTTCAACTCATAGCACCGCATCCTTACAATAAGGATAATTATCAAGAATCCACATATGGACAAATATTTCTCTAAAAGACCCTGCTTATTAACTGTGTTGGGATAATGAGATAAGAGATATTTGATGCCTTGAGGGCATACAACATGATTAAACTTGCCAACTTCTAAGAGAAAAAAGCTGTTTTTTTAGTGTGACGGAGGTATCTAACTTATTAATATAAAATGTGCCCGACACTTTGAGACAAAAAGAACTATCCTTATAACAGCTCACGTCTCAAAATGCAGCTCAAGAGGTCAATATTAGAGTTTCattatttgaagaaaaaaaaccaTATTCTCTATGACAGTTTGAAATATCTCATGATTTGAGAGACAGATGGATTGCACATCTGGAGAAACTGTTTATTTCAGTGAGCTACATGTAGAAGTGTTATAAACATCTCAAAATCAGATCATTAGTAAAGCCAGTCAGTCAAGAGGCAGTGTGTTTATTACTAGTTGTATATCCTTCCTTAGGTATATTTATCCTCCGCTATTGCAAAAAGCTAAAAGACAAAAAAATGTATGTTCTGTCGAAAAGACGAAAACAGTGAATGTCTTTGTCACATCCTCCTTGGTGATTTTTATATCTTTCTAATGCAACATActacagtcagacctctctataacagcatccatatataacaacacttcactataaaagccaagcttttccggaaccaatttttatgttatgttataatatatgttctctataacatccagcacttcgctataacatccaaaaatattcggacAACCGAGGTTGTtgtagagaggtttgactgtacatCAATTCCAAGTCAGCATCTTGCTACCATCGACTGTGCAATTTGTCGGTGGCAACCTTGTTATGCAATTAGAGAGTACCAGGTTTTAGgaaaaaaattctaaatttcaCCTTATAATTTGGTTCTAAGGTGTTATGAACTAAGCCACATGGTTGGTATCAAGGGGCAAAGCGACAGGAGACGAGGCAAGAAAGAAGACAGAGCGACTTTTATAGAAAGAGTACTAAGGATCAACACTCTTATCTATCATCATAACAGGAaaataatctttttttttcttttgaaatggTAAGGACATAACAGGCAACTAGTCATATCTATCATCATATCAGCTAGAATAGTCTGAAACATACTCTTTTGCAGCAGCTGGAGAAGAGTCATAATACGCGTGCCGtttgtaaataaaaataaatgcatGAATATAAAGATGTGACACTGATGCTATAACTATTAAGCAAAAGGATCATATCATAATCGTTTCATTCAACAACTACAAGAAAAAGCAAAAAACAGTTGCATAAAAAGGATAGTCATCAATAGGACGCACCATTTGTTCTCCCTCAGGCATTTCATTGCATATTGAGGCAACTATTTCAGCATAATCATCAAGATTCATGCTTCTTGACTTGAGGGCTTCTATAAGATAAGGTCTAAGAGTGGAGGCACATTCTTTCAGGACTTCCTCTCCCAATTTTGACGAGATAGGTGAACAAATCTGTACAGTATAGAAGATAAAGAAAAGCGCTAAAGAAACATGACTAACAAAAGATTACTAGGATGAGGTTCATTGCCTTATTTTCCTTTCTGGCGCTATCAAGAAGGGGCTGAAGAAGCTCCATTGAGATTTCATCACTTTCTTCTATGAGCAGAGTCATGATTTCTTCCATGTTTGTGAATACAACATTAGGATGGTCGGGCCTTTAGAAAATTAAAGCATCAACCATAAGCATTTATCAGAGAAAACTTATACAAGATAACCTTATATTCATTTATATTCATTTGCTTGGGTAAAATGGCATGGTGCATGATGTCAAAGTCAAAAAATCACCAACATGGC
Encoded proteins:
- the LOC104096192 gene encoding sister chromatid cohesion protein PDS5 homolog D-like isoform X7, which codes for MAASASSTLDSSQKEIEDELKDCGIRLIIPPPSTEELLNLLDKVESLLIKVGQAPSDSMKDALRPVMRAMVGSELLKNADVDVKFSVVSCLCELSRITAPQQPYDDGLMKEIFQLIVRAFEDLSHSARHYYKAVHVLETVADVKACVMLLDLECDALVIEIFQLFLRIIRPDHPNVVFTNMEEIMTLLIEESDEISMELLQPLLDSARKENKICSPISSKLGEEVLKECASTLRPYLIEALKSRSMNLDDYAEIVASICNEMPEGEQMHHSQMEQQKNTGISNGSHGCRVRAKKKESMANKEAHLGVLVPEGDVLQSQDKRNGSLHSVLKFGDEHKGTACSKRKPRQNSKKSESVPKGDVDTTSALNIVKGEGNLTDAEEPSVQQVDEKKQKNDRATIEIHDIEETGDEAIKLSFGDENLSSKLAKTKRQKKLAMGKDEDSKRRQITKNYGEEMVGIRIRVWWPLDKVFYEGAISEFDPVKKRHKILYYDGEVETLNLSKEQWEMLEDNPSDKHYLQKHETNLQCNAVSSVPSMKKKVKRTSSTKREALVSSSKRFSIFRSKRNAQKRDTESPVTPISDKMNDATNVGCETSSGKKDLVDMEDNTITQKQRSETLILALESALMLEDHPSDKKHETDIQSNDVSSVPLMNLSRSTKQKAKRTSLTKREPGMSSAKRFRRNVQKSDIETLDNPIPDKMNDVTDVGCVTSSGQKDLAYIEDNTITQKQRSETFKVALESSLTLEDHPSDKKHETDLQSNDVSSVLRLTNKKAKRTSSTKREPGVSSSRRSARYAQKSDIESLDIPNPDKMNDATDVVCETSSGQKDLVHKEDNIITEAEIQDFQTGNRELIKASALTTSSKLSNGALESSLT